Proteins encoded by one window of candidate division TA06 bacterium:
- the dxs gene encoding 1-deoxy-D-xylulose-5-phosphate synthase, whose translation MSILEKIESPADLRELKMGDLKKLAGEIRAEIIDIVSRNGGHLAPNLGVVELTLALHYVFDAPRDKLIWDVGHQSYTHKIVTGRREQFHTLRTLNGISGFPRRDESHFDVFGTGHSSTSISASLGLAAARDLKGEDFRVIAVIGDGALTAGMAFEGLNQAGHLKKDLVVILNDNEMSISENVGALSEYLTRITMYPIYNRIKDDVWELLGKLPKGLSSRARDAARRIAEGLKNLAVPSILFEELGFRYVGPLDGHNMEELITTLNSVKRLKGPILVHVLTQKGRGYSYAEENPTRFHGLGSFDVETGLSKPSDAPPDYTDVFGRTLVKLGMKDKRVVAITGGMREGTGLRYFADRIPDRFFDVGIAEQHAVTFACSMALAGLRPVAAIYSTFLQRAFDQVLHDVCLQNSPVVFCMDRSGIVGEDGPTHHGTFDLSYLRLIPNMIIMAPKDENELRNMLLTGISYTKGPVAIRYPKGAGVGVRLEKEIKVLPMGKAETLKKGKDVAILAIGSMVYPCLEAAKLLKLAKIDAAVINARFAQPIDEALVKTVAKKTGKIVTVEENVLRGGFGSGVIEILEDLDLSDVRVLRLGLPNQFVEHGSRDKLLDICSLTAQKIADRIANHFFSQKGKRKRKTKA comes from the coding sequence TTGTCCATTCTTGAAAAGATAGAGTCGCCAGCAGACCTGCGCGAATTGAAGATGGGCGACTTGAAGAAGCTGGCAGGAGAAATCCGTGCCGAAATCATTGACATAGTGAGCAGAAATGGCGGCCACCTCGCGCCGAATCTTGGTGTTGTCGAATTGACCCTCGCTCTCCATTATGTGTTCGACGCACCCCGGGACAAGCTCATCTGGGATGTTGGGCACCAATCGTACACTCACAAGATTGTCACGGGAAGAAGAGAGCAGTTTCACACCTTGAGGACCCTGAACGGCATAAGCGGTTTTCCCAGAAGAGATGAGAGTCACTTCGACGTTTTCGGCACCGGCCATTCTTCGACCTCCATATCCGCATCGCTCGGTCTTGCTGCTGCCAGAGACCTTAAGGGAGAAGATTTCAGAGTGATTGCTGTCATAGGAGACGGCGCTCTCACTGCAGGAATGGCCTTTGAGGGCTTAAATCAGGCGGGTCATCTGAAGAAGGATTTGGTTGTTATACTGAACGATAACGAGATGTCGATCTCTGAAAATGTGGGAGCACTCTCTGAATACCTTACGAGGATAACCATGTATCCCATATACAACAGGATTAAGGATGATGTGTGGGAGCTTTTGGGTAAGCTGCCAAAGGGGTTGAGTTCAAGGGCAAGGGATGCCGCAAGGAGGATAGCTGAAGGTCTTAAGAACCTGGCTGTCCCTTCGATACTGTTCGAAGAACTGGGGTTCAGATATGTTGGTCCTCTGGATGGACACAACATGGAGGAACTAATAACCACGCTCAACTCAGTCAAAAGGCTCAAAGGGCCAATACTGGTGCATGTCCTGACCCAGAAAGGGAGAGGTTATTCCTATGCCGAGGAGAATCCAACAAGATTCCACGGTCTGGGCTCTTTCGATGTTGAGACCGGCCTTTCCAAGCCTTCCGATGCCCCCCCTGACTACACAGATGTGTTTGGCAGAACACTTGTAAAACTCGGAATGAAGGACAAAAGAGTTGTGGCAATAACTGGTGGGATGAGGGAAGGGACCGGCTTGCGCTATTTCGCGGACAGGATACCTGACAGGTTTTTTGATGTGGGCATTGCAGAGCAGCATGCTGTCACATTCGCCTGCAGCATGGCCCTTGCGGGTCTCAGACCTGTCGCTGCCATATACTCCACATTCCTCCAGAGGGCGTTTGACCAGGTGCTGCACGATGTCTGCCTGCAGAACTCTCCCGTTGTGTTCTGCATGGACAGGAGTGGTATTGTGGGCGAAGACGGACCCACGCATCACGGCACCTTTGACCTCTCCTACCTGAGGCTGATACCGAATATGATCATAATGGCGCCCAAAGACGAGAACGAGCTGAGGAACATGCTTTTGACTGGAATATCGTACACAAAAGGTCCTGTTGCCATAAGATATCCGAAAGGTGCCGGCGTTGGGGTCAGACTGGAGAAGGAGATAAAGGTGCTCCCCATGGGCAAGGCTGAAACCTTGAAGAAGGGTAAGGATGTCGCCATCCTGGCCATCGGCTCGATGGTTTACCCCTGCCTTGAGGCTGCAAAACTTCTGAAGTTGGCGAAAATAGACGCAGCTGTTATCAATGCACGGTTTGCTCAGCCGATTGATGAGGCTCTGGTCAAGACTGTGGCCAAGAAAACAGGCAAGATCGTCACTGTTGAGGAGAATGTGCTCAGGGGAGGTTTTGGTTCAGGCGTAATTGAAATCCTGGAGGACCTGGATTTAAGCGACGTGAGAGTTCTCCGCTTGGGGCTTCCCAATCAGTTCGTGGAGCACGGATCACGAGACAAGCTGCTGGACATCTGCAGCCTGACCGCACAAAAGATTGCAGACAGGATTGCGAATCACTTCTTCTCCCAAAAAGGCAAACGTAAGAGAAAAACGAAAGCCTGA